A stretch of Glandiceps talaboti chromosome 18, keGlaTala1.1, whole genome shotgun sequence DNA encodes these proteins:
- the LOC144448907 gene encoding uncharacterized protein LOC144448907 isoform X2 yields MESNNVILRTMSPAMKTETPDEIKQLNQKVMQFGESHIQNVWERRLAVYEMKEDKAAGLMNYRIEEEPKDIDTLLKVIEEQVLGNGVKSSCSTNFGHVPGGGLYSAALGDYIAAVTNAFAGLFAVSAGAVRMENMLISWVANLIGYPAGHAGNLTSGGSAGTLLAVVAARHSRGVKGRDFDRLVVYMTESGHICHQKVLNTAGLFEAIIRKVPIDENFRMKVDKLRTLIHDDKKAGLLPFMIVGTLGTTDVGSIDPIDQIADVAEEYNLWFHVDAAYGGFFVLVDEYKPYFKGVNRADSIIIDPHKGLFLPYGTGMVIVRRGYILRNANTDHKDAPCLLDHGPSAEEESPNNLSFELTKHFRTTRHSCW; encoded by the exons ATGGAATCCAACAACGTCATCCTACGGACCATGTCACCTGCAATGAAGACAGAAACACCGGACGAGATCAAACAGCTAAACCAAAAAGTGATGCAGTTTGGAGAGTCACACATACAAAACGTCTGGGAAAGACGATTAGCAgtatatgaaatgaaagaagATAAGGCAGCTGGGTTGATGAATTATCGGATTGAAGAAGAACCAAAGGATATAG ATACACTTCTGAAAGTCATCGAAGAACAAGTACTTGGAAATGGTGTTAAGTCAAGTTGTAGTACCAATTTTGGTCATGTTCCCGGGGGAGGACTTTATTCAGCAGCTTTAGGAGATTACATTGCAGCAGTCACCAATGCATTTGCAg GTTTGTTTGCAGTGAGTGCAGGTGCTGTCCGGATGGAGAATATGTTAATTTCATGGGTGGCTAATCTCATTGGTTATCCAGCAGGGCATGCTGGGAATTTAACATCTGGTGGTTCAGCAGGAACATTGTTGGCTGTTGTAGCAGCACGACATAGTAGGGGTGTTAAAGGACGTGACTTTGACAG ACTTGTTGTTTACATGACTGAGAGTGGTCATATATGTCATCAAAAAGTATTAAATACTGCTGGTCTATTCGAAGCTATTATCAGAAAAGTACCCATTGACGAAAATTTCAGGATGAAAGTGGACAAACTGCGAACATTAATTCACGACGACAAAAAG GCTGGACTGCTACCATTTATGATTGTTGGGACACTTGGTACGACCGATGTTGGCTCTATTGATCCTATCGACCAGATTGCTGATGTGGCGGAAGAATACAATCTATGGTTTCATGTGGATGCAGCGTATGGTGGATTCTTTGTCTTGGTGGATGAATACAAACCATATTTCAAGGGAGTGAATAGAGCAGACTCTATCATCATCGACCCACATAAAG GTTTATTTTTACCATATGGAACTGGTATGGTGATCGTGCGAAGGGGATATATACTACGAAATGCCAATACTGATCACAAAGACGCGCCATGCCTACTTGATCACGGACCGTCCGCGGAAGAAGAGTCCCCGAATAATCTTTCATTTGAGTTAACCAAACATTTCAG AACTACCAGGCATAGTTGTTGGTAG
- the LOC144448903 gene encoding serine/threonine-protein kinase ULK2-like isoform X2 codes for MTESVGEFEYKKKDLIGHGAFAVVFKGRHKKKPEFTVAIKSITKKNLSKSQTLLEKEIKILKELQHENVVALFDCKETTTSVYLVMEYCNGGDLADYLQAKGTLSEDTIRLFLKQIAAAMKVLHSKGIIHRDLKPQNILLSHSGKKHPAPSEIKLKIADFGFARFLHGEMMAATLCGSPMYMAPEVIMSHTYDGKADLWSIGTIVFQCLTSKAPFQASSPQELKNFYQKSRSVIPNIPGGTSSHLQDLLMRLLRRNQRERMDFPDFFSHPFLSGGLQGKSSSPVPVPVRSAAYGSAGSSPSPSPGCRPLSMSPLPGSVPMSSPEPSSLQKIRELTAQDGAIVGSTPPKLQTPVPVFQNITERVDISPTSNSSGTEAEEDFVMVPANLPTESADSSAFHKKGNSSVGLPAFFNTDSPPRLSSTPPRTSSTTVHQTTHPIQVPAKVAKPAEDRPCSLPVHMTQRSPTGGRRQQPQSHHPQNEPIPVPSVLNPFAKTPISPTTSPMHTTPSRVQSSPKSPPGQFTTRRGSGPLSPQRETPPSRSSPKTKAASPTQIHRPSSASPQHIRYSTPPRGSTPPTYMPSTTPPRKAAFFGSPRGSPLYLPSPASLPTIIGSPTKKLTVGFDTSNTSTGPAPDINSPSQPLNMPFATSSRPKSLRMDTSPTEKQLRRQSLNFDPQSQSNCKVTFGKSASSGRLSDQFLLKAAFGNIQASGNNLESVSSLVGGSQPANMALATSPPSPLHTNIFGAYSGRSSRSESLRGDGSPTSQGSVVFSTSPSSMEGPITFVAPELPEETLMEPEHNETLEKLAQMALFVDGIMEVIKSKSAPLAESLYAKQKETFALDQICFFSEGQRQAEQLVLYMRALQILANALLLAKDEIKAQRLQPSNAVKVVTQSLNERYHECLTKSKELKEQGIPKLSTAEMSNIKAEKLMYDYAIELCQSAALDELFGNPQECASRYKNALALLNGLSLSINNINDKELLYKYQAAVEKRLNHVEKMSLNYMVYVAE; via the exons ATGACAGAATCCGTCGGAGAATTCGAATATAAGAAGAAAGATCTCATCGGACATGGGGCATTTGCAGTCGTGTTCAAAGGGAGACACAAGAAG AAGCCGGAGTTCACAGTAGCGATAAAATCAATCACCAAAAAGAATTTGTCGAAATCACAGACACTCCTTGAGAAAGAAATAAAGATCTTAAAG GAACTCCAACATGAAAACGTCGTCGCTTTGTTCGACTGTAAG GAAACCACTACCTCAGTATATCTGGTCATGGAATATTGCAATGGTGGAGACCTTGCTGATTATTTACAAG CCAAAGGAACTCTCAGTGAAGATACCATTAGGTTGTTCCTGAAGCAAATTG CGGCAGCTATGAAGGTCCTACATTCCAAGGGTATTATACACAGAGATCTGAAACCACAGAATATATTACTGAGCCACTCAGGTAAAAAACATCCAGCACCAAGTGAAATCAAACTGAAAATAG CTGATTTTGGATTTGCAAGGTTTCTCCATGGCGAAATGATGGCAGCAACGTTATGTGGGTCACCCATGTATATG GCACCTGAAGTAATAATGTCACATACCTATGATGGCAAGGCAGATCTATGGAGTATAGGTACCATCGTGTTCCAGTGTCTTACCAGCAAAGCACCATTCCAAGCTTCCAGTCCTCAAGAACTGAAAAATTTCTATCAGAAGTCACGATCTGTTATACCAAA TATTCCTGGTGGCACATCAAGTCATTTGCAAGACCTGTTGATGAGATTACTACGTCGCAATCAACGAGAAAGGATGGATTTCCCGGATTTTTTCTCCCATCCTTTCTTATCGGGTGGATTGCAGGGTAAATCATCTTCCCCTGTACCGGTACCAGTCCGATCAGCTGCATATGGGTCAGCTGGTTCATCTCCCTCCCCATCTCCAGGTTGTAGACCACTGTCCATGTCGCCGTTGCCAGGCAGTGTTCCTATGTCATCACCAGAACCAAGCTCTCTGCAGAAAATCCGTGAACTAACAG CTCAAGATGGTGCAATAGTGGGATCAACACCACCAAAATTACAAACTCCCGTACCAGTATTCCAAAATATCACAGAAAGAGTGGATATTTCACCAACAAGTAACTCATCTGGCACTGAAGCAGAAGAG GACTTTGTTATGGTTCCTGCCAATTTACCAACAGAATCTGCTGATAGCAGTGCCTTTCATAAAAAGGGTAACTCATCGGTTGGTCTGCCAGCTTTCTTCAA CACGGATAGTCCACCTCGGTTGTCCTCTACTCCACCAAGGACATCGTCAACTACTGTACATCAAACAACTCATCCTATACAAGTACCAGCTAAAGTTGCCAAACCAGCAGAGGACAG GCCATGCAGTTTACCAGTACACATGACTCAGCGGTCACCTACTGGTGGTAGGAGGCAGCAACCCCAATCACATCACCCTCAGAATGAACCAATTCCAGTACCATCAGTCTTGAATCCATTTGCTAAGACTCCTATTTCACCTACGACATCACCAATGCATACAACACCATCCAGAGTCCAGTCAAGTCCAAAGTCACCACCAGGACAATTTACAACAAGACGAGGATCTGGCCCGCTATCACCACAG AGGGAAACACCACCAAGTCGGTCCTCACCCAAGACCAAAGCTGCATCACCAACACAAATACACCGGCCATCATCAGCATCACCACAACATATCAGATATTCCACCCCACCCAGGGGTTCAACACCACCAACCTACATGCCAAGTACTACTCCACCAAGAAAAGCAGCTTTCTTCG GTTCACCAAGAGGATCACCTCTGTACCTGCCAAGTCCAGCATCTTTACCAACTATCATTGGCTCACCAACTAAGAAATTAACAGTTGGTTTTGATACTAGTAATACAAGTACTGGACCTGCACCAGATATTAATAGCCCATCACAG CCATTAAACATGCCATTTGCCACAAGCTCAAGACCCAAATCTCTACGCATGGATACCAGTCCTACAGAAAAACAGTTACGAAGACAATCCCTGAACTTTGACCCTCAGAGCCAATCAAATTGCAAAGTCACCTTTGGCAAGAGTGCAAGTTCAGGTAGACTGTCTGACCAGTTCTTATTGAAGGCAGCATTTGGTAATATTCAAGCATCAGGAAATAACCTGGAGAGTGTGTCTTCATTGGTAGGGGGATCACAGCCTGCAA ATATGGCCCTTGCCACTAGTCCACCCTCACCACTTCATACCAATATCTTTGGAGCATACTCTGGTAGAAGTTCAAGGAGTGAATCACTACGTGGGGATGGATCTCCTACCAGTCAAGGATCTGTTGTTTTCAGTACCTCCCCATCTAGCATGGAGGGACCAATCACATTTGTAGCACCTGAACTACCAGAAGAAACACTTATGGAG CCTGAACATAACGAGACACTTGAAAAGTTAGCTCAGATGGCTTTATTTGTAGACGGTATTATGGAAGTAATCAAGTCCAAATCTGCCCCACTAGCTGAGTCATTGTATGCcaaacaaaaagaaacatttGCTCTGGATCAGATATGTTTTTTCAGTGAAGGTCAAAG GCAAGCTGAGCAGCTGGTCCTGTATATGAGGGCACTTCAGATCCTGGCAAATGCTCTGCTTCTTGCCAAAGATGAGATCAAAGCACAGAGGCTACAACCATCAAATGCTGTCAAAGTTG TTACACAGTCACTGAATGAACGTTACCATGAGTGTCTTACTAAGAGCAAAGAACTGAAAGAGCAAGGCATTCCTAAACTGTCTACAGCTGAGATGAGTAATATCAAAGCTGAAAAGTTGATGTATGACTATGCCATTGAATTGTGTCAGAGTGCAGCACTAGATGAGCTGTTTGGCAATCCACAAGAG TGCGCTAGTCGGTACAAGAACGCCCTCGCTCTTCTCAATGGACTCTCATTAAGTATCAACAACATCAATGATAAGGAGCTGCTCTATAAAT ATCAAGCAGCTGTTGAGAAGAGGTTGAATCATGTTGAGAAAATGAGTCTAAATTACATGGTGTAtgtggctgaatga
- the LOC144448907 gene encoding tryptophan decarboxylase-like isoform X1: MESNNVILRTMSPAMKTETPDEIKQLNQKVMQFGESHIQNVWERRLAVYEMKEDKAAGLMNYRIEEEPKDIDTLLKVIEEQVLGNGVKSSCSTNFGHVPGGGLYSAALGDYIAAVTNAFAGLFAVSAGAVRMENMLISWVANLIGYPAGHAGNLTSGGSAGTLLAVVAARHSRGVKGRDFDRLVVYMTESGHICHQKVLNTAGLFEAIIRKVPIDENFRMKVDKLRTLIHDDKKAGLLPFMIVGTLGTTDVGSIDPIDQIADVAEEYNLWFHVDAAYGGFFVLVDEYKPYFKGVNRADSIIIDPHKGLFLPYGTGMVIVRRGYILRNANTDHKDAPCLLDHGPSAEEESPNNLSFELTKHFRGMRMWLPLQLHGVKTFRKCLEENVQLTRYLYAKLSELPGIVVGRYPQLTVITFHYETGKEERNEIINKMLFKKIGEDGSVSLSSTVIHGKFRLRVCVLHYRCIQDSVDLFLAVLREKIKDLKV; this comes from the exons ATGGAATCCAACAACGTCATCCTACGGACCATGTCACCTGCAATGAAGACAGAAACACCGGACGAGATCAAACAGCTAAACCAAAAAGTGATGCAGTTTGGAGAGTCACACATACAAAACGTCTGGGAAAGACGATTAGCAgtatatgaaatgaaagaagATAAGGCAGCTGGGTTGATGAATTATCGGATTGAAGAAGAACCAAAGGATATAG ATACACTTCTGAAAGTCATCGAAGAACAAGTACTTGGAAATGGTGTTAAGTCAAGTTGTAGTACCAATTTTGGTCATGTTCCCGGGGGAGGACTTTATTCAGCAGCTTTAGGAGATTACATTGCAGCAGTCACCAATGCATTTGCAg GTTTGTTTGCAGTGAGTGCAGGTGCTGTCCGGATGGAGAATATGTTAATTTCATGGGTGGCTAATCTCATTGGTTATCCAGCAGGGCATGCTGGGAATTTAACATCTGGTGGTTCAGCAGGAACATTGTTGGCTGTTGTAGCAGCACGACATAGTAGGGGTGTTAAAGGACGTGACTTTGACAG ACTTGTTGTTTACATGACTGAGAGTGGTCATATATGTCATCAAAAAGTATTAAATACTGCTGGTCTATTCGAAGCTATTATCAGAAAAGTACCCATTGACGAAAATTTCAGGATGAAAGTGGACAAACTGCGAACATTAATTCACGACGACAAAAAG GCTGGACTGCTACCATTTATGATTGTTGGGACACTTGGTACGACCGATGTTGGCTCTATTGATCCTATCGACCAGATTGCTGATGTGGCGGAAGAATACAATCTATGGTTTCATGTGGATGCAGCGTATGGTGGATTCTTTGTCTTGGTGGATGAATACAAACCATATTTCAAGGGAGTGAATAGAGCAGACTCTATCATCATCGACCCACATAAAG GTTTATTTTTACCATATGGAACTGGTATGGTGATCGTGCGAAGGGGATATATACTACGAAATGCCAATACTGATCACAAAGACGCGCCATGCCTACTTGATCACGGACCGTCCGCGGAAGAAGAGTCCCCGAATAATCTTTCATTTGAGTTAACCAAACATTTCAG AGGTATGCGAATGTGGCTTCCATTACAACTCCATGGAGTTAAGACGTTCAGGAAGTGCCTTGAAGAAAATGTACAATTAACCAGATATCTGTATGCAAAACTCTCAG AACTACCAGGCATAGTTGTTGGTAGATATCCACAGCTTACAGTCATTACTTTTCACTATGAGACTGGTAAGGaggaaagaaatgaaataattaataaaatgcTGTTCAAGAAGATTGGAGAAGATGGTTCCGTATCTTTATCATCAACCGTGATACATGGAAAGTTTCGTCTAAGAGTTTGTGTACTCCATTATCGCTGTATCCAAGACAGTGTTGATCTATTTCTAGCAGTACTCAGAGAGAAAATAAAGGATCTAAAAGTATAG
- the LOC144448903 gene encoding serine/threonine-protein kinase ULK2-like isoform X1: protein MTESVGEFEYKKKDLIGHGAFAVVFKGRHKKKPEFTVAIKSITKKNLSKSQTLLEKEIKILKELQHENVVALFDCKETTTSVYLVMEYCNGGDLADYLQAKGTLSEDTIRLFLKQIAAAMKVLHSKGIIHRDLKPQNILLSHSGKKHPAPSEIKLKIADFGFARFLHGEMMAATLCGSPMYMAPEVIMSHTYDGKADLWSIGTIVFQCLTSKAPFQASSPQELKNFYQKSRSVIPNIPGGTSSHLQDLLMRLLRRNQRERMDFPDFFSHPFLSGGLQGKSSSPVPVPVRSAAYGSAGSSPSPSPGCRPLSMSPLPGSVPMSSPEPSSLQKIRELTAQDGAIVGSTPPKLQTPVPVFQNITERVDISPTSNSSGTEAEEDFVMVPANLPTESADSSAFHKKGNSSVGLPAFFNTDSPPRLSSTPPRTSSTTVHQTTHPIQVPAKVAKPAEDSRPCSLPVHMTQRSPTGGRRQQPQSHHPQNEPIPVPSVLNPFAKTPISPTTSPMHTTPSRVQSSPKSPPGQFTTRRGSGPLSPQRETPPSRSSPKTKAASPTQIHRPSSASPQHIRYSTPPRGSTPPTYMPSTTPPRKAAFFGSPRGSPLYLPSPASLPTIIGSPTKKLTVGFDTSNTSTGPAPDINSPSQPLNMPFATSSRPKSLRMDTSPTEKQLRRQSLNFDPQSQSNCKVTFGKSASSGRLSDQFLLKAAFGNIQASGNNLESVSSLVGGSQPANMALATSPPSPLHTNIFGAYSGRSSRSESLRGDGSPTSQGSVVFSTSPSSMEGPITFVAPELPEETLMEPEHNETLEKLAQMALFVDGIMEVIKSKSAPLAESLYAKQKETFALDQICFFSEGQRQAEQLVLYMRALQILANALLLAKDEIKAQRLQPSNAVKVVTQSLNERYHECLTKSKELKEQGIPKLSTAEMSNIKAEKLMYDYAIELCQSAALDELFGNPQECASRYKNALALLNGLSLSINNINDKELLYKYQAAVEKRLNHVEKMSLNYMVYVAE, encoded by the exons ATGACAGAATCCGTCGGAGAATTCGAATATAAGAAGAAAGATCTCATCGGACATGGGGCATTTGCAGTCGTGTTCAAAGGGAGACACAAGAAG AAGCCGGAGTTCACAGTAGCGATAAAATCAATCACCAAAAAGAATTTGTCGAAATCACAGACACTCCTTGAGAAAGAAATAAAGATCTTAAAG GAACTCCAACATGAAAACGTCGTCGCTTTGTTCGACTGTAAG GAAACCACTACCTCAGTATATCTGGTCATGGAATATTGCAATGGTGGAGACCTTGCTGATTATTTACAAG CCAAAGGAACTCTCAGTGAAGATACCATTAGGTTGTTCCTGAAGCAAATTG CGGCAGCTATGAAGGTCCTACATTCCAAGGGTATTATACACAGAGATCTGAAACCACAGAATATATTACTGAGCCACTCAGGTAAAAAACATCCAGCACCAAGTGAAATCAAACTGAAAATAG CTGATTTTGGATTTGCAAGGTTTCTCCATGGCGAAATGATGGCAGCAACGTTATGTGGGTCACCCATGTATATG GCACCTGAAGTAATAATGTCACATACCTATGATGGCAAGGCAGATCTATGGAGTATAGGTACCATCGTGTTCCAGTGTCTTACCAGCAAAGCACCATTCCAAGCTTCCAGTCCTCAAGAACTGAAAAATTTCTATCAGAAGTCACGATCTGTTATACCAAA TATTCCTGGTGGCACATCAAGTCATTTGCAAGACCTGTTGATGAGATTACTACGTCGCAATCAACGAGAAAGGATGGATTTCCCGGATTTTTTCTCCCATCCTTTCTTATCGGGTGGATTGCAGGGTAAATCATCTTCCCCTGTACCGGTACCAGTCCGATCAGCTGCATATGGGTCAGCTGGTTCATCTCCCTCCCCATCTCCAGGTTGTAGACCACTGTCCATGTCGCCGTTGCCAGGCAGTGTTCCTATGTCATCACCAGAACCAAGCTCTCTGCAGAAAATCCGTGAACTAACAG CTCAAGATGGTGCAATAGTGGGATCAACACCACCAAAATTACAAACTCCCGTACCAGTATTCCAAAATATCACAGAAAGAGTGGATATTTCACCAACAAGTAACTCATCTGGCACTGAAGCAGAAGAG GACTTTGTTATGGTTCCTGCCAATTTACCAACAGAATCTGCTGATAGCAGTGCCTTTCATAAAAAGGGTAACTCATCGGTTGGTCTGCCAGCTTTCTTCAA CACGGATAGTCCACCTCGGTTGTCCTCTACTCCACCAAGGACATCGTCAACTACTGTACATCAAACAACTCATCCTATACAAGTACCAGCTAAAGTTGCCAAACCAGCAGAGGACAG CAGGCCATGCAGTTTACCAGTACACATGACTCAGCGGTCACCTACTGGTGGTAGGAGGCAGCAACCCCAATCACATCACCCTCAGAATGAACCAATTCCAGTACCATCAGTCTTGAATCCATTTGCTAAGACTCCTATTTCACCTACGACATCACCAATGCATACAACACCATCCAGAGTCCAGTCAAGTCCAAAGTCACCACCAGGACAATTTACAACAAGACGAGGATCTGGCCCGCTATCACCACAG AGGGAAACACCACCAAGTCGGTCCTCACCCAAGACCAAAGCTGCATCACCAACACAAATACACCGGCCATCATCAGCATCACCACAACATATCAGATATTCCACCCCACCCAGGGGTTCAACACCACCAACCTACATGCCAAGTACTACTCCACCAAGAAAAGCAGCTTTCTTCG GTTCACCAAGAGGATCACCTCTGTACCTGCCAAGTCCAGCATCTTTACCAACTATCATTGGCTCACCAACTAAGAAATTAACAGTTGGTTTTGATACTAGTAATACAAGTACTGGACCTGCACCAGATATTAATAGCCCATCACAG CCATTAAACATGCCATTTGCCACAAGCTCAAGACCCAAATCTCTACGCATGGATACCAGTCCTACAGAAAAACAGTTACGAAGACAATCCCTGAACTTTGACCCTCAGAGCCAATCAAATTGCAAAGTCACCTTTGGCAAGAGTGCAAGTTCAGGTAGACTGTCTGACCAGTTCTTATTGAAGGCAGCATTTGGTAATATTCAAGCATCAGGAAATAACCTGGAGAGTGTGTCTTCATTGGTAGGGGGATCACAGCCTGCAA ATATGGCCCTTGCCACTAGTCCACCCTCACCACTTCATACCAATATCTTTGGAGCATACTCTGGTAGAAGTTCAAGGAGTGAATCACTACGTGGGGATGGATCTCCTACCAGTCAAGGATCTGTTGTTTTCAGTACCTCCCCATCTAGCATGGAGGGACCAATCACATTTGTAGCACCTGAACTACCAGAAGAAACACTTATGGAG CCTGAACATAACGAGACACTTGAAAAGTTAGCTCAGATGGCTTTATTTGTAGACGGTATTATGGAAGTAATCAAGTCCAAATCTGCCCCACTAGCTGAGTCATTGTATGCcaaacaaaaagaaacatttGCTCTGGATCAGATATGTTTTTTCAGTGAAGGTCAAAG GCAAGCTGAGCAGCTGGTCCTGTATATGAGGGCACTTCAGATCCTGGCAAATGCTCTGCTTCTTGCCAAAGATGAGATCAAAGCACAGAGGCTACAACCATCAAATGCTGTCAAAGTTG TTACACAGTCACTGAATGAACGTTACCATGAGTGTCTTACTAAGAGCAAAGAACTGAAAGAGCAAGGCATTCCTAAACTGTCTACAGCTGAGATGAGTAATATCAAAGCTGAAAAGTTGATGTATGACTATGCCATTGAATTGTGTCAGAGTGCAGCACTAGATGAGCTGTTTGGCAATCCACAAGAG TGCGCTAGTCGGTACAAGAACGCCCTCGCTCTTCTCAATGGACTCTCATTAAGTATCAACAACATCAATGATAAGGAGCTGCTCTATAAAT ATCAAGCAGCTGTTGAGAAGAGGTTGAATCATGTTGAGAAAATGAGTCTAAATTACATGGTGTAtgtggctgaatga